Proteins from a single region of Streptomyces sp. HUAS 15-9:
- a CDS encoding STM4015 family protein: MNHYPSYLKQFHGLPVHLFDADGDGRGRPRPEPASVAWKLSADRQHAFEPLWRRFLDEVHAEEVTALVIGAWWQSWDEHGIDPVLDLLTAEAHRFPRLRALFLADVESEETEISWIRQGHLSRVLRAWPELEEIGVRGAEGLVIEPVRHERLRTLRIESGGMPAQPVRALAACTFPALRHLELWLGTPEFGGECEAEDVTALLTALGHCPELRHLGVKNSDIQDAVAAAVAQAPVVAGLTSVDLSMGTLGDEGAGALLSGRPLTHLRALDLRYNFLSDELAQRLRETLEPHGVDLALTPAPRSSYNPEARYVAVGE, translated from the coding sequence ATGAACCACTACCCCTCGTACCTCAAGCAGTTCCACGGTCTGCCCGTACACCTCTTCGACGCGGACGGTGACGGCCGTGGCCGGCCCCGTCCCGAACCCGCCTCGGTCGCATGGAAGCTGAGCGCCGACCGTCAGCACGCCTTCGAACCGCTGTGGCGGCGATTCCTCGACGAGGTCCACGCCGAGGAGGTCACCGCGCTCGTCATCGGCGCCTGGTGGCAGTCGTGGGACGAACACGGCATCGACCCCGTCCTCGACCTGCTCACGGCCGAGGCACATCGGTTCCCCCGGCTGCGCGCCCTGTTCCTCGCGGACGTCGAGTCCGAGGAGACGGAGATCTCCTGGATCCGTCAGGGGCACCTTTCCCGCGTCCTGCGCGCCTGGCCCGAACTGGAGGAGATCGGGGTGCGCGGGGCGGAGGGGCTGGTGATCGAGCCCGTGCGCCACGAGCGGCTGCGCACCCTGCGCATCGAGTCCGGGGGGATGCCCGCGCAGCCCGTCCGCGCCCTGGCCGCCTGCACGTTCCCGGCCCTGCGCCACCTGGAATTGTGGCTGGGCACCCCCGAATTCGGCGGCGAATGCGAGGCCGAGGACGTCACCGCGCTCCTCACCGCGCTGGGCCACTGCCCCGAACTGCGCCACCTGGGGGTGAAGAACAGCGACATCCAGGACGCCGTGGCCGCCGCGGTGGCCCAGGCACCGGTCGTCGCGGGCCTCACCTCGGTCGACCTCAGCATGGGCACCCTCGGGGACGAGGGCGCGGGCGCACTCCTGTCGGGCCGGCCCCTGACCCATCTGCGCGCTCTCGACCTGCGGTACAACTTCCTGAGCGACGAACTGGCCCAGCGCCTGCGCGAGACGCTGGAGCCGCACGGAGTCGACCTCGCCCTCACTCCGGCGCCCCGAAGCTCGTACAACCCCGAGGCACGCTATGTCGCCGTCGGCGAATGA
- a CDS encoding STM4015 family protein, which translates to MTIGDHLDALYRLPAHTFPGPDARTDDLPEAESVAWRITSDVYDADEDWTEAFARFCAAVDTTRVRALIVGAWQEAYDTDPDDVIEALLAARDRFPALRALFLGDMVMEECEISWINQTDVTPLLAGFPDLEEFGVRGGSGLSFPALRHTGLRGLTMESGGLPAEVVRGVGASDLPALEQLDLWLGTPDYGGDSEAADLEPILSGARLPRLRHLALRNSEMQDAVAAAVAAAPVVARLEVLDLSMGVLSDEGGAALLAGQPLTHLKRLDLHHHYLSEPLVERIRQTLELAGVEVDLDRDDADEDQDDDGTVWRYVAVGE; encoded by the coding sequence ATGACCATCGGTGACCACCTCGACGCGCTGTACCGGCTGCCTGCCCACACCTTCCCCGGCCCGGACGCCCGCACGGACGACCTGCCCGAAGCGGAGTCCGTCGCCTGGCGCATCACCAGCGACGTGTACGACGCGGACGAGGACTGGACGGAGGCCTTCGCCCGCTTCTGCGCCGCCGTCGACACCACCCGCGTACGGGCCCTGATAGTCGGTGCCTGGCAGGAGGCGTACGACACCGACCCGGACGACGTGATCGAGGCGCTGCTGGCCGCGCGGGACCGATTCCCCGCCCTGCGGGCGCTGTTCCTGGGCGACATGGTCATGGAGGAGTGCGAGATCTCCTGGATCAACCAGACCGATGTCACCCCGCTCCTCGCCGGCTTCCCGGACCTGGAGGAGTTCGGTGTGCGCGGCGGATCAGGGCTGAGCTTCCCCGCCCTGCGCCACACCGGGCTGCGCGGGCTCACCATGGAGAGCGGCGGCCTGCCCGCCGAGGTCGTCCGGGGCGTGGGCGCCAGCGACCTGCCCGCGCTGGAGCAGCTCGACCTGTGGCTGGGCACCCCCGACTACGGCGGTGACAGCGAGGCCGCCGATCTGGAGCCGATCCTGTCCGGCGCCCGGCTGCCGCGCCTGCGTCATCTGGCGCTGCGCAACAGCGAGATGCAGGACGCCGTCGCCGCCGCGGTCGCCGCCGCACCGGTCGTCGCCCGGCTGGAGGTGCTGGACCTGTCCATGGGTGTCCTCTCGGACGAGGGCGGCGCCGCCCTGCTCGCCGGTCAGCCGCTCACCCACCTCAAGCGGCTCGACCTCCACCATCACTACCTCAGCGAGCCGCTTGTGGAGCGGATACGTCAGACCCTGGAGCTCGCCGGCGTCGAAGTGGACCTCGACCGCGACGACGCCGACGAGGACCAGGACGACGACGGCACGGTGTGGCGGTACGTGGCCGTGGGCGAGTGA
- a CDS encoding 3-keto-5-aminohexanoate cleavage protein produces MHFHDDSLFPENQEKLVIQAAPYGPEWLPGDADDIPVTMDEHVQAAVDCYNAGATVLHIHVRELDGRGSKRMSMFNELLGRLREAVPDMVLQIGGSISFAPEGEGGDAKWLAYDTRHLLAELDPAPDQVTIAINTSQMNIVEIMNDDDLEGTSIAKPDYYRAYRDMVVEAGPEFYLEHLKRLHANGIQPHFQLAHLAQLETVERLIRAGLYTGPLILNYVAIGGGFAGRHPADLVEFIRRVPDGAVLTIESSMRAVAPMNAVAIALGQHVRVGNEDNLWRGKGERMSSVEQVEQMVKISEALGREIATGADARRIYQLGEYYADADETLARLGMVPNRVPGRRGFMLRDVSA; encoded by the coding sequence GTGCACTTCCACGACGACTCGCTGTTCCCCGAGAACCAGGAAAAGCTGGTGATCCAGGCCGCCCCGTACGGCCCGGAGTGGCTGCCCGGGGACGCGGACGACATTCCGGTCACCATGGACGAGCACGTACAGGCCGCTGTCGACTGCTACAACGCCGGAGCCACGGTGCTGCACATCCATGTGCGCGAGCTCGACGGCCGGGGCTCCAAGCGGATGTCGATGTTCAATGAGCTGCTGGGCCGGCTGCGCGAGGCGGTGCCGGACATGGTCCTGCAGATCGGCGGCTCCATTTCCTTCGCTCCGGAGGGCGAGGGCGGCGACGCGAAGTGGCTCGCCTACGACACCCGCCATCTGCTGGCCGAGCTCGACCCGGCCCCGGACCAGGTCACGATCGCCATCAACACCAGCCAGATGAACATCGTCGAGATCATGAACGACGACGATCTGGAGGGCACCTCGATCGCGAAGCCGGACTACTACCGGGCCTACCGGGACATGGTCGTCGAGGCCGGTCCGGAGTTCTATCTCGAACACCTCAAGCGGCTGCACGCGAACGGCATCCAGCCGCACTTCCAGCTGGCCCACCTGGCACAGCTGGAGACCGTGGAGCGACTGATCCGCGCCGGCCTCTACACCGGTCCGCTGATCCTCAACTACGTCGCCATCGGCGGCGGTTTTGCCGGACGGCACCCCGCCGACCTGGTCGAGTTCATCCGCCGCGTCCCGGACGGCGCCGTCCTCACCATCGAGAGCTCCATGCGCGCCGTGGCCCCCATGAACGCCGTCGCCATCGCCCTCGGCCAGCACGTCCGCGTCGGCAACGAGGACAACCTCTGGCGCGGCAAGGGCGAGCGCATGTCGTCGGTGGAGCAGGTCGAGCAGATGGTCAAGATCTCCGAGGCGCTCGGCCGCGAGATCGCCACCGGGGCCGACGCCAGGCGGATCTACCAGCTCGGCGAGTACTACGCGGACGCCGACGAGACCCTCGCCCGGCTCGGCATGGTGCCCAACCGTGTTCCCGGCCGACGCGGTTTCATGCTGCGCGACGTCTCCGCCTGA
- a CDS encoding GNAT family N-acetyltransferase, protein MRRMSDSLCARIERYYATVPLLFADAEEHGPLRLFVRKEPGTPYYGGPNHAQPTEEGSGSVTSADIDRVRARQRELGVPEAFEWLAEAAPTLRAHIEAAGLPVAERPLMALDPHHRLPAQPLPAGVTIRALTADDPALPAVLALPRLAFTKNTAAGSAGPRQLQAEAEKLIADGTVETIRPSIRAGHKRLVAALVPDGTPLAAGHYHPAGGTTEIGGVGTLPTARRQGLAAAVTAALATHARDHGVHTVFLAYAEDTVARIYARLGFRPADITLLIADQPARS, encoded by the coding sequence ATGCGCCGGATGAGCGACTCGCTGTGTGCCCGTATCGAGCGGTACTACGCCACCGTGCCCCTGCTGTTCGCGGACGCCGAAGAGCACGGCCCGCTGCGGCTGTTCGTGAGAAAGGAGCCGGGAACCCCTTATTACGGCGGTCCGAACCACGCTCAGCCCACCGAGGAGGGCTCCGGAAGCGTCACCTCGGCCGACATCGACCGCGTACGCGCCCGGCAACGTGAACTCGGCGTACCGGAGGCCTTCGAGTGGCTCGCCGAGGCCGCCCCGACCCTGCGCGCCCACATCGAGGCCGCCGGCCTCCCGGTGGCGGAACGCCCGTTGATGGCCCTCGACCCACACCACCGGCTCCCCGCGCAGCCCCTGCCGGCCGGCGTCACGATCCGTGCGCTGACGGCGGACGATCCGGCCCTGCCCGCAGTCCTCGCCCTGCCCCGCCTGGCCTTCACCAAGAACACGGCAGCGGGCTCCGCAGGGCCGAGGCAACTGCAAGCAGAGGCCGAGAAGTTGATCGCGGACGGCACCGTCGAGACCATCCGCCCCAGCATCCGCGCCGGGCACAAACGACTCGTCGCCGCCCTCGTACCGGACGGCACCCCGCTCGCCGCCGGCCACTACCACCCGGCAGGCGGCACCACCGAGATCGGCGGTGTCGGCACCCTCCCCACCGCACGCCGCCAGGGCCTGGCCGCGGCCGTCACGGCGGCTCTGGCCACCCACGCTCGCGACCACGGGGTGCACACGGTCTTCCTCGCGTATGCGGAGGACACCGTCGCCCGCATCTACGCGCGCCTGGGCTTCCGCCCTGCGGACATCACGCTGCTGATCGCCGACCAGCCCGCGAGGTCGTGA
- a CDS encoding DUF6745 domain-containing protein, translating into MSNVDSAAELGTRAGVFEETALWRACAAKTAPADRERAERGVRLAYRRAGLAEPERVVWAGSPREAITLIRGMEDTGPSVREAVRTAPWAVERGRLHAELGAVGWSAHWAVTGGVLWENTQALVERIRQGVLEELTGTAPGGPGGAAGPGASEEDGTPDRAARSRQEAEIRLLLLDAVLGQHDAPWLAAFPTDRAPLDGLGEVCRSAGWWWPFAKVAVVCERPAVLHRDEAGRLDRGHGPALAYPDGFALYAWRGMPVPAAFLAELRTLTPERIRAEENAELRRVMLEYYGYDRYLEDSGARPVHQDETGTLWRIDLDGDEAVVMVEVLNSTPEPDGTRRTYWLRVPPRTRTAREGVAWTFGVSAETYAPLRET; encoded by the coding sequence ATGAGCAACGTGGACAGCGCGGCGGAACTCGGCACGCGGGCCGGGGTGTTCGAGGAGACCGCGCTGTGGCGCGCGTGTGCCGCGAAGACGGCTCCCGCCGACCGGGAGCGCGCCGAGCGGGGTGTCCGCCTGGCCTATCGACGGGCCGGGCTCGCGGAGCCTGAGCGCGTGGTGTGGGCCGGCTCGCCCCGCGAGGCGATCACCCTGATACGCGGCATGGAGGACACCGGTCCCAGTGTCCGGGAGGCGGTGCGCACCGCTCCGTGGGCGGTCGAACGCGGCCGACTCCACGCGGAGTTGGGGGCGGTGGGCTGGTCGGCGCACTGGGCGGTCACCGGCGGCGTGCTGTGGGAGAACACGCAGGCGCTCGTGGAACGCATCCGCCAAGGCGTGCTGGAGGAGCTCACCGGCACAGCCCCGGGCGGCCCTGGCGGGGCCGCGGGTCCCGGTGCGTCCGAGGAGGACGGAACGCCGGACCGGGCGGCCCGCTCCCGCCAAGAGGCGGAGATCCGGCTGCTCCTGCTGGACGCCGTACTGGGCCAGCACGACGCACCCTGGCTCGCCGCCTTCCCCACCGACCGGGCGCCGCTCGACGGGCTGGGCGAAGTGTGCCGGAGCGCCGGCTGGTGGTGGCCGTTCGCCAAGGTGGCGGTCGTGTGCGAACGCCCCGCCGTCCTGCACCGCGACGAAGCGGGCCGCCTGGACCGTGGGCACGGCCCGGCCCTCGCCTATCCGGACGGTTTCGCCCTGTACGCCTGGCGCGGCATGCCCGTTCCGGCCGCCTTCCTCGCGGAGCTTCGCACCCTGACGCCGGAGCGGATCCGCGCCGAGGAGAACGCCGAGCTGCGCCGGGTGATGCTGGAGTACTACGGCTACGACCGCTACCTCGAGGACTCCGGAGCACGCCCCGTGCACCAGGACGAGACGGGCACGCTCTGGCGGATCGACCTGGACGGTGACGAGGCGGTCGTGATGGTGGAGGTCCTCAACTCCACGCCGGAGCCGGACGGAACCCGGCGCACCTACTGGCTGCGGGTCCCGCCGAGGACCCGGACGGCCCGGGAGGGCGTCGCCTGGACGTTCGGGGTGTCGGCGGAGACGTACGCGCCGCTGCGGGAGACGTGA
- a CDS encoding AraC family transcriptional regulator, protein MRPLSRTAALNGYVELSRSFGLDPRALMRGVGLDTADLAVQDRWISGAAVARLLDLTAAACGRDDFGLLLAERRRFSNLGPISLLVREEPDVRSALDLLIRHQHTYNEALSTRLSEANGVATLKVDIRLGETAPVRQAVELAVGAFHRILCGFLGSQWRPASVCFAHPAPKDTGTHRRIFGPLTQFDRCSNGIVLYTEDLDAPNAMADAQLRSYTRQLFEPIAAPPEGGEADRVRELIEALLPTGRCSIEQVARSLGVDRRTVHRHLARSGQTFSSLLNSTRTALAERFVANPNRSLTEVSTLLGFSSLSAFSRWFRDQFGTGPREWRKARAASRD, encoded by the coding sequence ATGAGGCCCCTGTCCCGCACCGCCGCGCTGAACGGCTATGTGGAGCTGAGCCGGTCCTTCGGTCTCGATCCCCGCGCGCTCATGCGGGGCGTCGGTCTGGACACGGCCGACCTGGCCGTGCAGGACCGGTGGATCTCCGGCGCGGCCGTGGCCCGGCTGCTCGACCTCACGGCCGCCGCCTGCGGCCGCGATGACTTCGGCCTCCTGCTGGCGGAGCGGCGCCGCTTCTCCAATCTGGGCCCCATCAGTCTGCTCGTACGGGAGGAGCCCGACGTCCGCAGCGCCCTGGACCTGCTCATCCGCCACCAGCACACCTACAACGAGGCTCTCAGCACCCGCCTGTCCGAGGCGAACGGGGTCGCCACGCTCAAGGTGGACATCCGGCTGGGTGAGACGGCACCGGTCCGGCAGGCGGTGGAACTCGCCGTGGGCGCATTCCACCGCATCCTGTGCGGGTTCCTGGGCAGCCAGTGGCGACCGGCGTCGGTGTGCTTCGCACACCCGGCGCCGAAGGACACCGGGACGCACCGCCGAATCTTCGGGCCGCTGACGCAGTTCGACCGGTGCTCCAACGGCATCGTCCTGTACACCGAGGACCTGGATGCCCCCAATGCCATGGCGGACGCGCAACTGCGCAGCTACACCCGGCAGCTCTTCGAGCCCATCGCGGCTCCCCCCGAGGGCGGTGAGGCGGATCGGGTGCGCGAGTTGATCGAGGCGCTCCTGCCGACCGGCCGGTGCTCCATCGAACAGGTCGCACGCAGCCTCGGTGTGGACCGGCGCACCGTGCACCGGCATCTGGCCCGATCGGGCCAGACGTTCTCATCGCTGCTCAACTCCACGCGTACGGCGCTCGCCGAACGGTTCGTGGCGAATCCCAACCGGTCGCTGACCGAGGTCTCGACCCTGCTGGGCTTCTCCTCGCTGAGCGCGTTCTCGCGGTGGTTCCGTGATCAGTTCGGGACCGGCCCGCGGGAGTGGCGCAAGGCGCGAGCCGCATCCCGGGACTGA
- a CDS encoding STM4014 family protein, whose translation MSPSANDPGPRFAVVGNPENRRVTLFGDAVRTAGLAAPRIVAWTDVLRAGGAESRAEFGVEFGAEEIVRIDSPGENAEVDRLLRGAQDPTRVEGSARWYTGFMAALRGLRGGIRLDDPTDLPVLFDKRRCHAVLDAAGVPVPDSPTSGPKAAPVRGWDDVRALMREHRMPRLFVKPAHGSSASGVLAVESGGGGRIRATTSVERAADGRLYNSLKVRRYERESDIAAVVDALAPDGLHLERWLPKASQDGRAADLRVVVVAGRATHAVVRTSRSPLTNLHLGGRRGDLDAARQAVEAAGAHWTDLLDVCERAAACFPRTLCVGVDLLPAVGWRRAAVGEVNAFGDLLPRLTGLPGSGAEGLDTYATQVAAALRRFAPDRPTASSHHQYREGNPHALARPDA comes from the coding sequence ATGTCGCCGTCGGCGAATGACCCGGGACCGCGCTTCGCGGTCGTGGGCAACCCCGAGAACCGCCGCGTCACCCTCTTCGGGGACGCGGTGCGCACGGCCGGACTCGCCGCCCCGCGCATCGTCGCCTGGACGGACGTGCTGCGCGCGGGCGGAGCCGAGTCCAGGGCCGAGTTCGGCGTCGAGTTCGGGGCCGAGGAGATCGTCCGGATCGACTCACCCGGTGAGAACGCCGAGGTCGACCGGCTGCTGCGCGGTGCCCAGGACCCCACCCGGGTCGAAGGTTCGGCACGCTGGTACACCGGGTTCATGGCCGCGCTGCGGGGGCTGCGCGGCGGCATCCGGCTCGACGACCCGACCGACCTTCCCGTGCTCTTCGACAAGCGGCGCTGCCATGCCGTGCTCGACGCGGCCGGCGTGCCGGTGCCCGACTCACCCACCTCGGGACCCAAAGCCGCACCCGTTCGTGGCTGGGACGACGTACGGGCGCTGATGCGGGAACACCGCATGCCCCGCCTGTTCGTCAAACCCGCGCACGGCTCGTCCGCTTCGGGCGTGCTCGCCGTGGAGTCGGGCGGCGGCGGCCGGATCAGGGCGACCACATCCGTGGAACGCGCGGCGGACGGCCGCCTCTACAACTCCCTCAAGGTACGCCGCTACGAACGCGAGTCGGACATCGCGGCCGTCGTCGACGCGCTCGCCCCGGACGGGCTGCATCTGGAGCGCTGGCTGCCGAAGGCCTCCCAGGACGGGCGCGCGGCCGACTTGCGCGTCGTCGTCGTGGCCGGCCGCGCCACCCACGCGGTCGTCCGCACCAGCCGCTCACCCCTGACCAATCTCCACCTCGGCGGCCGCCGGGGCGATCTCGACGCGGCCCGGCAGGCCGTCGAGGCGGCGGGCGCGCACTGGACCGATCTGCTCGACGTGTGCGAGCGGGCCGCGGCCTGCTTCCCGCGCACGCTCTGCGTCGGCGTCGATCTGCTGCCCGCCGTGGGCTGGCGCCGAGCCGCGGTGGGCGAGGTGAACGCGTTCGGCGACCTGCTGCCGCGCCTCACCGGCCTGCCCGGCAGCGGCGCCGAGGGCCTAGACACCTACGCCACCCAGGTGGCCGCCGCCCTGCGCCGCTTCGCTCCGGACCGGCCGACGGCCTCTTCGCACCACCAGTACAGAGAAGGAAACCCGCATGCCCTCGCCCGCCCCGACGCCTGA
- a CDS encoding TauD/TfdA family dioxygenase has product MAQPAHSRIGPVQPFTGPALWYGPDLAGREDWVVRLTAHHRDELRTALRTARARGATLLRMTRDDFPLPGVSAELEHAAALLRAGRGFVLIRGLPVDGLGDTDASTVLRGVGQYLGRPVPQTADGRTLCHIREADPREDSARPPSYPTRPGLPLHTDESDLLGLLCLRPARSGGRTVLASAAAVHNTMLAARPDFTRRLYDTYFFAQCEEKDVPGERSYLGAPLITRHGTRPSMRYDRECLEAGEALLQNGRRTGPPDADRELFDLVDATAASAALRLDLDLRAGDLLLVDNHVVLHGRTPFEDHSEPGSKRHLLRLWLARQETHPLPDGPAERHGAPHTRAGIPPRDVIRPRALRPAHTSLRRSGRPRPTPGRPA; this is encoded by the coding sequence ATGGCCCAGCCGGCACACTCGCGGATCGGCCCGGTCCAGCCCTTCACCGGCCCCGCTCTGTGGTACGGCCCCGACCTCGCGGGCCGCGAGGACTGGGTCGTACGGCTCACCGCGCACCACCGCGACGAACTGCGCACCGCCCTGCGCACCGCGCGTGCCCGGGGCGCCACCCTGCTCAGGATGACCAGGGACGACTTCCCCCTGCCCGGCGTCAGTGCCGAGCTGGAGCACGCGGCCGCGCTGCTGCGCGCAGGCCGCGGCTTCGTCCTGATCCGCGGCCTGCCGGTGGACGGGCTCGGCGACACGGACGCGAGCACCGTGCTGCGGGGTGTCGGCCAGTACCTGGGGCGGCCGGTACCGCAGACCGCCGACGGACGCACGCTGTGCCACATCCGGGAGGCGGACCCCAGGGAGGACTCCGCCCGCCCGCCCTCCTACCCGACCCGGCCGGGGCTGCCGCTCCACACGGACGAGTCGGACCTGCTCGGCCTGCTGTGCCTGCGGCCGGCCCGCTCCGGCGGACGCACGGTCCTGGCCAGTGCGGCAGCCGTGCACAACACGATGCTCGCCGCCCGTCCCGACTTCACCCGGCGCCTCTACGACACCTACTTCTTCGCCCAGTGCGAGGAGAAGGACGTCCCGGGCGAACGGTCCTATCTGGGCGCCCCGCTCATCACCCGGCACGGTACCCGGCCCAGCATGCGGTACGACCGGGAGTGCCTGGAGGCGGGAGAGGCCCTCCTCCAGAACGGGCGCAGGACGGGGCCGCCCGACGCGGACCGGGAGCTGTTCGACCTCGTGGACGCGACGGCCGCCTCCGCGGCCCTCCGGCTGGACCTGGACCTGCGGGCTGGTGACCTGCTCCTGGTGGACAACCACGTCGTCCTCCATGGCCGCACCCCCTTCGAGGACCACTCCGAGCCAGGGAGCAAACGCCACCTGCTGCGCCTGTGGCTGGCCCGGCAGGAGACACATCCGCTGCCCGACGGACCCGCCGAACGCCACGGCGCCCCGCACACGCGCGCCGGCATCCCGCCGCGCGACGTCATTCGCCCCCGGGCGCTGCGTCCGGCGCACACTTCACTGAGGAGGTCGGGAAGGCCGCGGCCGACACCGGGGCGACCTGCCTGA
- a CDS encoding quinone oxidoreductase family protein, with protein sequence MANAVRFYETGGPDVLTWEEVSVGDPGPGQVRIRHEAVGLNFADTYFRTGLYPVRLPDGIGVEAAGVVEAVGEGVTHVTEGDRVTYTGSPLGAYSTERVMDASHLIGLPPEIGCETAAAMTMRGLTAAYLLRRIHPLRPGDTVLLHAAAGGVGLIVSQWAALLGIRVIGTVSSEEKAEIALAHGCEHVIRYRHEDVPARVRELTDGAGVRVVLDSIGKDTFTGSLASLARRGLLVCFGTASGPVPPIDAMQLAVHGSLFVTRPALADYITDPAERDALAEELFGHVAAGRITIEINQRYGLSDAVQAHRDLEAGRTTGSSVFVL encoded by the coding sequence GTGGCCAACGCCGTCCGCTTCTACGAAACCGGTGGACCTGACGTCCTGACCTGGGAGGAGGTGAGCGTCGGCGATCCTGGGCCGGGCCAGGTGCGCATCCGGCACGAGGCGGTGGGGCTCAATTTCGCCGACACCTACTTCCGTACCGGGCTCTACCCGGTACGCCTGCCCGACGGCATCGGTGTCGAGGCCGCGGGCGTGGTGGAGGCGGTCGGCGAGGGCGTCACCCACGTGACCGAGGGAGACCGGGTGACGTACACCGGGAGCCCGCTCGGCGCCTACAGCACCGAGCGGGTCATGGACGCCTCGCACCTGATCGGGCTGCCCCCCGAGATCGGCTGCGAGACGGCGGCCGCGATGACCATGCGCGGCCTGACAGCGGCCTATCTGCTGCGTAGGATCCACCCCTTGCGGCCCGGGGACACCGTGCTGCTGCACGCCGCGGCCGGCGGTGTGGGGCTGATCGTGTCGCAGTGGGCCGCGCTGCTCGGCATCCGTGTGATCGGGACGGTCTCCAGCGAGGAGAAGGCGGAGATCGCCCTGGCGCACGGATGCGAGCACGTCATCCGCTACCGGCACGAGGACGTACCCGCCCGGGTCCGCGAGCTGACCGACGGCGCGGGCGTCCGCGTCGTCCTCGACAGCATCGGCAAGGACACCTTCACCGGCTCGCTGGCGTCGCTGGCCCGCCGTGGCCTGCTGGTCTGCTTCGGCACCGCGTCCGGACCCGTGCCACCGATCGACGCCATGCAACTCGCCGTACACGGCTCGCTGTTCGTCACACGCCCCGCCCTTGCCGACTACATCACCGACCCGGCCGAGCGCGACGCCCTGGCCGAGGAACTGTTCGGCCACGTCGCCGCGGGCCGCATCACCATCGAGATCAACCAGCGCTACGGCCTCTCGGACGCCGTACAGGCCCATCGCGATCTGGAAGCCGGCCGGACCACGGGCTCGTCCGTCTTCGTCCTGTGA
- a CDS encoding TauD/TfdA dioxygenase family protein, producing the protein MPDTLSPSQGRAPALVRPAALRTSIEVEPLTCTIGAELSGVNLADAARDDDLFAQLKSLLLQYKVLFLRDQDITRADHVAFAERFGPLEEHPVADSDPDHPGLVRIYKDLDSPAEHYENALHTDGTWRTDPSMGAVLRCIESPPVGGDTIWVNMAEAYRRLPEHIKTQIEGLRARHSIEASFGAVLPEEQRHALKERFPDAEHPVVRTHPETAEKILFVNAFATHFVNYHTPRNVRFGQDYAPGASHLLTYLISQAAIPEYQVRFRWRPNSVAIWDNRSTQHYAVQDYWPAVRKMERAGIVGDRPF; encoded by the coding sequence ATGCCAGACACCCTCTCACCGTCCCAAGGGCGGGCCCCGGCGCTCGTCCGCCCGGCCGCCCTGCGCACCTCGATCGAGGTCGAGCCGCTCACCTGCACCATCGGAGCCGAGCTCAGCGGCGTGAACCTGGCCGACGCCGCCCGAGACGACGACCTGTTCGCACAGCTCAAAAGCCTGCTGCTGCAGTACAAGGTCCTGTTCCTGCGGGACCAGGACATCACGCGCGCCGACCATGTCGCCTTCGCCGAGCGGTTCGGTCCGCTGGAGGAGCACCCCGTCGCCGACAGCGACCCCGACCACCCTGGCCTGGTACGCATCTACAAGGACCTGGACAGCCCGGCCGAGCACTACGAAAACGCCCTGCACACCGACGGCACCTGGCGCACCGACCCGTCCATGGGCGCCGTGCTCCGCTGCATCGAGTCTCCCCCGGTGGGCGGCGACACGATCTGGGTCAACATGGCCGAGGCCTACCGGCGGCTGCCCGAGCACATCAAGACGCAGATCGAGGGGTTGCGCGCCCGGCACAGCATCGAGGCCTCCTTCGGCGCCGTACTGCCCGAGGAGCAGCGCCACGCGCTCAAGGAGCGGTTCCCCGACGCTGAGCACCCCGTCGTCCGCACCCATCCGGAGACCGCCGAGAAGATCCTCTTCGTCAACGCGTTCGCCACCCATTTCGTCAACTACCACACGCCCCGCAACGTCCGCTTCGGGCAGGACTACGCACCGGGCGCGAGTCATCTGCTCACCTATCTGATCAGCCAGGCGGCGATCCCCGAGTACCAGGTGCGCTTCCGCTGGCGGCCGAACAGCGTCGCCATCTGGGACAACCGCTCCACCCAGCACTACGCCGTCCAGGACTACTGGCCCGCCGTCCGCAAGATGGAGCGCGCCGGGATCGTCGGCGACAGACCGTTCTGA